A single window of Actinoallomurus bryophytorum DNA harbors:
- a CDS encoding DNA-binding response regulator, with amino-acid sequence MTTFDTDEHVLTALDAGASGYLLKTAPPSRLIPFVLAAAAGASVLSPEAVQHLRDHRSAAPDPEIDALTPREREVLALLGEGRSNADIAARLYLSEGTVKGHVSRLMAILGCQNRTQLALRAARHGGQP; translated from the coding sequence ATGACGACGTTCGACACCGACGAGCATGTCCTCACCGCGCTCGACGCGGGCGCGAGCGGGTACCTCCTCAAGACCGCGCCGCCGTCCCGGCTGATCCCGTTCGTCCTGGCGGCCGCGGCGGGCGCGTCGGTGCTGTCGCCCGAGGCGGTCCAGCACCTGCGCGACCATCGCTCCGCCGCGCCGGACCCGGAAATCGACGCGCTCACCCCACGCGAACGCGAGGTGCTGGCGCTTCTGGGCGAGGGACGATCCAACGCCGACATCGCGGCGCGGCTCTACCTGAGCGAGGGCACGGTCAAGGGCCATGTCTCCCGGCTGATGGCGATCCTCGGCTGCCAGAACCGCACCCAGCTCGCGCTGCGGGCGGCGCGGCACGGAGGTCAGCCGTAG
- a CDS encoding rhomboid family intramembrane serine protease → MTMRFGLRRFPVVTAVVFAVTGLSNALQFLVPGMLARLERAPAGLHGDWWRTGTALFVQDGGVAGTLSNLAFLVVAGAVAEQVTSRPRWLLGYFGTALAGEFTGYAWQPYGGGNSIAICGLAGVVAVALWRGDVRLPPYAPVVLLIWCGALAADLWYPLVTIGVAASVLANVAADRGVPVARWAVAGALLTGAAMTVAENIHGAALLTGIAIAALLAGGRSGTVRGPAACQGPGEQPAYDQDGRGTGGPPVAGVAGQVQEPGGGEQVEQHGQGKGGAPADHQDHRRGEYGERDHQGAHQVDQSVHGHGGDPASGTAGRSATCRRSSAISRART, encoded by the coding sequence ATGACGATGCGATTCGGTCTCCGGCGGTTTCCCGTGGTGACGGCCGTGGTGTTCGCCGTGACAGGGCTGTCGAACGCCCTGCAATTCCTGGTGCCCGGCATGCTCGCACGCCTGGAGCGTGCCCCCGCCGGACTACACGGCGACTGGTGGCGTACGGGCACGGCGCTGTTCGTGCAGGACGGCGGCGTGGCCGGCACGCTCTCCAACCTCGCCTTCCTGGTCGTCGCCGGCGCCGTCGCCGAACAGGTCACCTCCCGGCCGCGCTGGCTCCTGGGTTACTTCGGCACCGCCCTGGCGGGGGAGTTCACGGGGTACGCGTGGCAGCCGTACGGGGGCGGCAACTCGATCGCGATCTGCGGGCTCGCCGGTGTCGTGGCGGTCGCGCTCTGGCGGGGCGACGTACGGCTACCGCCGTACGCGCCGGTGGTCCTGCTGATCTGGTGCGGTGCTCTGGCGGCGGACCTCTGGTACCCGCTCGTGACCATCGGCGTCGCGGCGAGCGTGCTCGCGAACGTGGCCGCGGACCGTGGCGTGCCGGTCGCCCGCTGGGCCGTCGCCGGCGCACTCCTGACCGGCGCGGCGATGACCGTCGCCGAGAACATCCACGGCGCCGCCCTGCTGACCGGGATCGCGATCGCGGCCCTTCTCGCGGGCGGGCGGTCAGGCACGGTCCGTGGACCTGCCGCGTGTCAAGGACCAGGAGAGCAGCCGGCGTACGACCAGGATGGCCGCGGCACTGGCGGCCCGCCGGTAGCCGGGGTCGCCGGCCAGGTGCAGGAGCCCGGCGGCGGTGAGCAGGTCGAGCAGCACGGGCAGGGCAAGGGTGGCGCCCCGGCCGATCACCAGGACCACCGCCGCGGCGAGTACGGCGAGCGCGACCACCAGGGTGCTCACCAGGTCGATCAGTCCGTGCACGGTCACGGGGGTGATCCGGCGTCCGGGACGGCCGGCCGCTCGGCGACCTGCCGGCGTTCCTCCGCGATCTCACGGGCCAGGACGTAG
- a CDS encoding DUF1622 domain-containing protein codes for MSVENTVSDGVSVLVTVVEVCGAVIIAVGAVWAFGTILVIAARRQRVRDFVPVRLTLGRFLALGLEFQLASDVLRTAIAPSFREIGQLAAIAAIRTTLNYVLAREIAEERRQVAERPAVPDAGSPP; via the coding sequence GTGAGCGTGGAGAACACCGTCTCCGACGGTGTCAGTGTCCTGGTCACGGTCGTCGAGGTGTGCGGAGCAGTGATCATCGCGGTCGGCGCCGTCTGGGCCTTCGGCACGATCCTCGTCATCGCGGCGCGCAGGCAGCGCGTTCGCGACTTCGTGCCGGTACGGCTGACCCTCGGCCGGTTCCTTGCGCTGGGCCTGGAGTTCCAGCTGGCCAGCGACGTGCTGCGGACCGCGATCGCCCCCAGCTTCCGTGAGATCGGCCAGCTGGCGGCGATCGCGGCCATCCGGACCACCCTCAACTACGTCCTGGCCCGTGAGATCGCGGAGGAACGCCGGCAGGTCGCCGAGCGGCCGGCCGTCCCGGACGCCGGATCACCCCCGTGA
- a CDS encoding gamma-glutamylcyclotransferase family protein, producing MAQTTPHRLPEAPAALFAYGTLRFPGVLEALLGRVPEHSPGIVEGWRVAALDGRVYPVLVPGEGAAGGVLISGLTAAEWRVIDAYEDDFYALERLTLVDGRQGWAYLTRDGTAALPVDWSPGDFTTRHLSAFTGRCRAWRSTYG from the coding sequence ATGGCACAGACGACGCCGCACCGGCTGCCGGAGGCACCCGCGGCCCTGTTCGCGTACGGCACCCTGCGGTTTCCCGGTGTCCTCGAAGCGCTGCTCGGGCGGGTTCCGGAGCACTCGCCGGGGATCGTCGAGGGGTGGCGCGTCGCCGCGCTGGACGGGCGCGTCTATCCGGTCCTCGTGCCCGGCGAGGGGGCCGCCGGCGGGGTCCTGATCTCCGGGCTGACCGCCGCGGAGTGGCGCGTCATCGACGCGTACGAGGACGACTTCTACGCCCTCGAACGCCTCACGCTCGTGGACGGCCGTCAGGGATGGGCCTACCTCACCCGCGACGGTACGGCGGCGCTGCCGGTGGACTGGTCGCCGGGCGACTTCACCACCCGTCACCTGAGCGCGTTCACGGGTCGGTGCCGCGCCTGGCGGAGCACCTACGGCTGA
- a CDS encoding response regulator, with translation MPRRPTPLATSGSLDADEARTAGQAVDLVWEGEDTGVAPVLARTVHRTVQEGLTNARRHAPGGTVTVVVTVTADTVGAVVRNGPGTAPGHGPGTGRGRAADSTACGGGSRCSAARVRTRPRRTAATLCGPNCHRAYGRPGRDVERAETPDEAVVHVVVVDDEPMVCEFLRTILSSTGQVVVDAVACDGAAGAEAAVRHRPDVVLMDLRMPGVDGVTATAEIRALPRPPPSWR, from the coding sequence GTGCCTCGGCGACCCACTCCGCTCGCTACGTCGGGTTCGCTCGACGCGGACGAGGCGCGGACCGCCGGTCAGGCCGTCGACCTCGTGTGGGAGGGCGAGGACACCGGTGTCGCACCGGTCCTGGCCCGCACGGTCCACCGGACGGTGCAGGAGGGGCTGACGAACGCCCGCCGGCATGCTCCCGGCGGCACGGTGACGGTCGTCGTGACCGTCACCGCGGACACCGTCGGCGCGGTCGTCCGCAACGGGCCGGGCACGGCGCCGGGCCACGGGCCGGGGACGGGCCGGGGACGGGCCGCGGACTCGACGGCCTGCGGCGGCGGGTCGCGCTGCTCGGCGGCGCGTGTACGCACGCGCCCACGGCGGACGGCGGCTACGCTTTGCGGACCGAACTGCCACAGAGCGTACGGACGACCGGGACGGGACGTGGAGCGAGCGGAGACGCCGGACGAGGCGGTCGTCCACGTCGTCGTGGTCGACGACGAGCCGATGGTGTGCGAGTTCCTGCGGACCATCCTGTCCTCCACCGGGCAGGTCGTCGTCGACGCGGTGGCCTGCGACGGTGCCGCGGGGGCCGAGGCCGCCGTACGCCACCGGCCGGACGTCGTCCTGATGGACCTGCGCATGCCCGGCGTGGACGGAGTGACCGCGACCGCCGAGATCCGCGCGCTCCCGCGCCCACCGCCGTCGTGGCGATGA
- a CDS encoding aminoglycoside phosphotransferase family protein: protein MPHLRPGEVAIDAGLVRRLVAAQFPQWAGLPVEPVGLSGLDNATYRLGEEMSVRLPRLPRWLGQVEREQRWLPWLAPRLPLPVPVPLARGVPGEGYPFDWSVYRWLDGENADLDGIADPRRAAAGLAEFFGALQSLDPAGGPPPEASNGFRGVPVDDERDSAVVATRMRARIGALEGLVDTGAVTAVWEAALAAPAWDGPPVWIHGDPAPANMLMRDGRLSAVIDFGTMAVGDPACDLIVAWAFLTAETRDVFRAALPVDDATWARGRAWGLTACLPTAADLSGGDPERAARVRSRLDDLVADHQTG, encoded by the coding sequence ATGCCCCACCTGCGCCCCGGCGAGGTCGCCATCGACGCCGGCCTCGTACGACGGCTGGTCGCGGCGCAGTTCCCGCAGTGGGCCGGGCTTCCCGTCGAACCGGTCGGCCTGTCCGGCCTGGACAACGCGACGTACCGGCTGGGCGAGGAGATGTCCGTGCGGCTACCGCGCCTGCCGCGCTGGCTCGGCCAGGTGGAGCGTGAGCAGCGCTGGCTGCCCTGGCTCGCCCCGCGGCTGCCGCTGCCCGTGCCCGTCCCGCTCGCACGGGGCGTCCCCGGTGAGGGCTACCCCTTCGACTGGTCGGTCTACCGGTGGCTCGACGGCGAGAACGCCGACCTCGACGGCATCGCCGACCCGCGCCGCGCGGCGGCCGGGCTCGCGGAGTTCTTCGGCGCCCTGCAGAGCCTCGACCCCGCCGGCGGCCCGCCCCCGGAGGCGAGCAACGGGTTCCGCGGCGTGCCCGTGGACGACGAGCGCGACTCCGCGGTCGTGGCGACCCGCATGCGCGCCAGGATCGGGGCGCTGGAGGGCCTGGTCGACACCGGCGCCGTGACGGCCGTGTGGGAGGCCGCCCTCGCGGCACCGGCATGGGACGGGCCACCCGTCTGGATCCACGGAGACCCGGCCCCCGCGAACATGCTGATGCGCGACGGCCGGCTGAGCGCCGTCATCGACTTCGGGACCATGGCCGTGGGCGATCCCGCCTGCGACCTGATCGTCGCGTGGGCGTTCCTGACCGCGGAGACCCGCGACGTCTTCCGCGCCGCACTGCCCGTGGACGACGCGACCTGGGCCCGTGGCCGCGCCTGGGGTCTGACCGCGTGCCTGCCCACCGCGGCCGATCTGTCCGGCGGCGACCCCGAACGCGCGGCCCGCGTCCGGAGCCGGCTCGACGACCTCGTCGCCGACCACCAGACCGGCTAG
- a CDS encoding pyridoxamine 5'-phosphate oxidase family protein: MTEREPRKVTNLDRYGFSALPWSRPRELLAASLPHPGTPVFLGTARPDGRPHAAGVGAIWMDGDVYFNSGPETRKTRNLLANPACTISVRLKGLDLVLEGEAKRITDTETLERAAAVYRDGGWPAEVDGDAFTAPFSAPSAGPPPWHLYRFTFQTAFGVATDEPYGATRWTF; encoded by the coding sequence ATGACCGAACGTGAACCCCGCAAGGTGACCAACCTCGATCGTTACGGCTTCTCCGCCCTGCCGTGGAGCCGGCCCAGGGAGCTTCTCGCGGCGAGCCTGCCGCACCCCGGCACGCCGGTCTTCCTCGGCACCGCCCGCCCGGACGGCCGTCCCCACGCCGCCGGGGTCGGTGCCATCTGGATGGACGGCGACGTGTACTTCAACAGCGGTCCGGAGACCCGCAAGACCCGCAACCTGCTGGCCAACCCGGCCTGCACGATCTCCGTACGGCTGAAGGGGCTGGACCTGGTCCTCGAAGGAGAGGCCAAGAGGATCACCGACACCGAGACACTGGAGCGGGCGGCCGCCGTGTACCGCGACGGCGGGTGGCCGGCCGAGGTGGACGGCGACGCGTTCACGGCACCGTTCAGCGCGCCGAGCGCGGGGCCGCCGCCGTGGCACCTGTACCGGTTCACGTTCCAGACGGCGTTCGGCGTCGCCACCGACGAGCCCTACGGCGCGACCCGCTGGACCTTCTAG
- a CDS encoding DUF4331 family protein: MSHHFDTTTARNDPRLNLTDLYLFSPAPGVTTMALTVNPGAGQTRPASLHEEGLYAFRFDLDGDTREDVAFKVGFGEVTPSGDGQGGVQRFEVRRTVDQHSEPILSGETGRVSASEDGVKAFVGLAPDLFAGNRDGLRAFRAAYGEGRFFPGAFENRENWFGGRNVTAIVLEVPNALVGEGTVHGWATVSLRGHAPETQVSRWGLPLITNLFITDPDAQEDYNHSLPSEDAGRFAAHIRRKAEDMTRLAGSSADPAGYAERLAARLCPTVLPYEVGTVGSFDHAGFNGRGLTDDVMDVMLTLMTNTALNDGAVPDASRIRPGFPYFGDPYPAPAADDRS, translated from the coding sequence ATGTCCCACCATTTCGACACGACCACGGCGAGAAACGATCCCCGGCTCAACCTGACGGACCTCTACCTCTTCAGCCCGGCCCCCGGCGTCACGACGATGGCGCTGACGGTGAACCCGGGCGCCGGCCAGACCAGGCCGGCGAGCCTGCACGAGGAGGGCCTCTACGCATTCCGGTTCGACCTCGACGGCGACACCAGGGAGGACGTCGCCTTCAAGGTGGGGTTCGGCGAAGTCACCCCCTCCGGCGACGGGCAGGGCGGCGTACAGCGATTCGAGGTTCGCCGAACGGTCGACCAGCACAGTGAGCCCATCCTCTCCGGCGAGACCGGCCGGGTGTCCGCCTCCGAGGACGGGGTGAAGGCCTTCGTCGGCCTCGCGCCGGACCTGTTCGCGGGCAACCGCGACGGTCTGCGCGCTTTCCGCGCGGCCTACGGCGAGGGCAGGTTCTTCCCGGGGGCATTCGAGAACCGGGAGAACTGGTTCGGTGGCAGGAACGTGACGGCCATCGTCCTCGAGGTGCCGAATGCCCTGGTGGGCGAGGGCACCGTCCACGGCTGGGCCACAGTGTCGCTGCGCGGTCACGCGCCCGAGACGCAGGTGTCGCGGTGGGGCCTGCCGCTCATCACGAACCTGTTCATCACCGACCCTGACGCGCAGGAGGACTACAACCACTCGCTCCCTTCCGAGGACGCCGGGCGGTTCGCCGCGCACATCCGGCGAAAGGCAGAGGACATGACCCGGCTCGCGGGATCGTCCGCCGATCCGGCCGGATACGCCGAGCGCCTGGCCGCCAGGCTCTGCCCCACCGTCCTGCCGTACGAGGTCGGCACGGTCGGTTCCTTCGACCACGCGGGATTCAACGGCCGCGGGCTGACCGACGACGTCATGGACGTGATGCTCACTCTCATGACCAACACCGCGCTGAACGACGGCGCGGTCCCGGACGCGTCACGGATCCGGCCCGGCTTCCCGTACTTCGGGGACCCCTATCCGGCCCCGGCGGCCGATGACCGTTCCTGA